GCGGCGACGATCGTGTCCCCGGCTTTCAGCACGCCGGATCGGAAGTAGCCTTCGATGGGGAGCCCGGCGGGGTAGCGCCACTTCTGGTTGCCCGTGGCCTTGTCGAGCGCGTAGATGCGTTGCCCGACCGCGACGTAGACGGTGTCGTCGACGACGAGCGGTGCGCCGAGCGGGGCCGCCGGCGTGGGTTGCGTCCACCGCCACGCGACGGGAGCGGGTCCATCGAACTGCGCGGCCGCGATGCCGGTGAGCATGGCGAGCGCGGTACCGAGCGCGAGTGTTCGCTTGATGTGCATGAGAAACCGTTCCTCCAAAGTCAGCCCGGAGACGAGCGACCCTTCCGTCATTTTAGCGAGGGAGGGGGTCGGTTGTCTACGAAGGGTTGTTGTGTAGGTTAGACGCTTCGCGTCGGTTTGTGGTTTGTGGTTTGTGGTTTCGCCTTACGGGAGTTTGGGGCGGATGTGGAGTTTGTAGAGCAGCTTGGGCAGGGCGTCGCTGAACGCGACGACGATTCTCGGCAGGGCGAGGGGATCGTCGGCGGGTTCGGCGGCGCGTTTTCCCAGCGCGAGGGCGACCTGGATCCCCTGCTCGGCCAGCACCGTTCGGGTCGTCGCCGAGCACGCGCCGTAGGGGTAGCAGAAACTGCTGGGTTCGAGCCCTTCGCTTTGGAGTCGGCGTTGGGCCTGTTCGACCTCTTGGGCGAAGGCGGGGGCGTCCATGGCGGAGGCGCGCACGTGGGTGATGGTGTGGTTTCCAATTTCAAACCCTTGGGCTTGGGCCTCGCGCAGGGCATCCCAGTCGGCGAGGGGGCGCGCCTGCTCGCCGTCCCAGGCCGAGGTGGCGCCCACGAGCGAGGGGACCGCGTAGAGAGAGGCGCGCGCGCCTTCGGAGAGGAGCACGGGCAGTCCATGTTCCACGGTGGACGCGTAGGCGTCGTCGAACGTGAGGCACACGGCCCGGGCGGGCCAGGGCTCGGCGAGTTCGCGAGCCAGGGCGAAGCGGGCCCCGCGCCGCGCGAAGTACCGCACGTGCGCGCGCAGCCGTGCGGGGTCCACGTTCAGCCGCCGCCCCTCCTCCGCTTCGGAGCCCACCTTGTGGTAGCAGAGGATCGGCACGGCCATGGGGGATTATGGTCGTTTGTCGTTCGCAAACGCCGCCCATGCCGGCTGCACGGCATCCACCCACTTCTGGTACGCGTCCTTGGCTGCCGGGGTGCGCGCGAGCAGGAGGCCGACGCCGTACCCAGCGGGCGTTTCGGCGACGGTTTTGCGTTGGTTGGGGGGAGTGCCTTCGGCCACGAGCCAGAGGGCGGTTCGCCAATCGCCCCGCTCGAGGAAGGAGTTGGCCAGTGCGGCGATTTGGGCGGGACCGTTTCTGTGTTCGAACGCCTTCTCGACGAGGTCGGTTTGGCCGCGCATCCACGCGCCGGTTTCGGTGCCTTCGACGAGGAGCTTTTGCTCGACGAGCCACACCACGTCGCTGGCGGACATACCGGGTGTGAGGAGGAGTTCGCGCGGGAGGATCTTCCGCACGGCTTCTTCTTGGACGCCGAGGGCGCCTTGTTCCCACGCTCGTCGCGCTTCGTGGAGGTAGGTGGCTGGCGTGGGCGGCGGGAAGAGGGTTTCGGCGATCTTGTCGAGCGACGCGTGGTCGGTCACGATCCAGAGTCGCGTTTGGTCGGCCGGTCCGCCTCCCCGGGCGCTTCGGGCCATTCGGGCGAGCCGGGTGAGCGCGGGGTTGGCGGGTGGGACGAGCCGGTACTTCATGCCGGAGCGGGGCTCGGGTCGGTCGATTTGGAGGCAGAGGGTGCGGACGGTGGCGGTGGGTCCGTTCGAGAACGGCCCGAAGGGGCGAGGTTCGACGAACTGGAAGTTGGCGTTGGTGGAGAGGAGGGTGGACTGGCCCTCGCCGTCGAGGTTCTGGAGGCCCCACCCGGCGGGGATGAAGAGTCTGGAGACGCCTTCGGGCCACGACGTGCAGGCGATGGTGGCGGTGTTCATGTCCTGGGCGTCGATGGC
The genomic region above belongs to Fimbriimonadaceae bacterium and contains:
- a CDS encoding polysaccharide deacetylase family protein, translating into MAVPILCYHKVGSEAEEGRRLNVDPARLRAHVRYFARRGARFALARELAEPWPARAVCLTFDDAYASTVEHGLPVLLSEGARASLYAVPSLVGATSAWDGEQARPLADWDALREAQAQGFEIGNHTITHVRASAMDAPAFAQEVEQAQRRLQSEGLEPSSFCYPYGACSATTRTVLAEQGIQVALALGKRAAEPADDPLALPRIVVAFSDALPKLLYKLHIRPKLP